The Archocentrus centrarchus isolate MPI-CPG fArcCen1 chromosome 5, fArcCen1, whole genome shotgun sequence genome contains the following window.
TAATATGTGAGATATTAAAATCTCATTCTGTCCCAAATGCTGTAGACATTTATTTGAGGCTCAGAGAGACTGAATCTCCTTCCTCGGAGCAGAGAGCGTCTCATTTCAGGCTAAAATCATTCCTTTTCCTTCATGCTGCACAATTTGCTGCCTGTAACAAACAGCTCCATCTAGTGGGCGCTGAGTCAAATGGCAGGCTCATAACTATCAGCTCCACCCATAACAGAGGAAAAGAAACTTAACGTATGTACTTCGCAGACGCATTAAAGGCTGGGATCTGTGCGGATGAACACAAATTTGTTGAATAAAAAGGACTTTATTTTGGTGAGTCTTACCAATAAATCATCAGGAAATCGTTGGAAATGGCTGAGAAACTTGTAATTGTTGAAAACTTCCTGAGCTGCCATGTGTGCTCAGAGACTTTCAGAGAtcctgtgtctctgagctgcagccacagcttcTGTTCAAGCTGCCTGCAGAAATTCTGGGAacaagccaaaaacaaaaactgtcccATTTGTAAAAGAAGATCCTCAAAGGATGAACCATCCATAAATCTTTCTCTCAAAGAACTTGCTGACTCCTTTGCTAAGAGGCAGAGTGATAGCTCACctgaagagaagcagagggAGGAGGTGGTGTGTGAGAAACATCCAGAGGTTCCTTACTGgttctgtgtggatgaagataGAGCTGTGTGTCCTGAGTGTGAGTTTTCTCTCCATCATGGTCACAAAGTGGTTCCTGGAGAAGAAGCAGTCAGTGACctgaaggagcagctgaaatctGCCTTAAAGTCTCtgcaggacaagaggaacaaatacaaacaagtgGAGCAAACCTACAATGAAGTGATTGAACACTCCAAGAAGCAGCTGTTGTCCACAGAGAGGCAGATCAGAGCAGAGTTCAACAAGCTCCACCAGTtcctgagagaggaagaggagtccaGACTGGCAGctctgagggaggaagaggagcagaaggGGAGGACTATCAGCAGAGAGATGAAGATGATTGAGGAGCAGATCTCCTCTCTGTCAGACAACATCTCTGCTGTTGAAgaagagctgcagaaacacagcgTGCCATTCCTCAGCAGTTATAAAGCCACTCAGAGCAGAGCCCAGAGCTCACTGTCAGATCCACAGCTGCTCTCAGGAGCACTGATAGATGTGGCCAAACACCTGGGCAACCTGTCCTTCAGAGTGTGGGAGAAGATCAAGGAGAAGCTCCACTTCAGTCCTGTCATTCTGGACCCAAACACTGCAAAcccctgtctctgtctgtctgatgaTCTGACCAGTGTGAGACATGGagacacaaagcagcagcttcctgaCAATCCAGAGAGAAACACTGAGTATGTCACTGTTTTTGGCTCTGAGGGCTTCAGCTCAGGGAAACACAGctgggaggtggaggtgggagaCCATCCTGGCTGGATTTTGGGTTTAGTTAAAGAGTCAGCTGACAGGAAGGGAGAGGTTTTTATCTCACCAAAATATGGAATATGGTGTTTGCTGCATCGGAGTGGAGAATACACTGATGCTGTTGGTCAGACTGTGACAGTGAAGAAGAGTCTCCAGAGGATCAGAGTCCAGCTGCACTATGACAGGGGGGAGGTGTCCTTCTACAACCCTGAAGACATGACTCACATctgcactcacagacacactttcACTGAGAAACTCTTCCCATATTTCAGTGTTGGAGAATCAGGAGACGCCAAAACCTGTGATATCAAAATGTGTCAGATTTCACAGTAAAGTGATTCTTTTTTAACGTCTGTGTGGTGATTTTTTAATGTgcgtttttttctttagaatCAGATTTTAGCACCAATGACATGATGGGACACATCtttctgttttgtataatgTTCAGGATATTCCCAAAGCACACAATGAGACTTTTGTGATCAcatgtatattttctttatttttcagctgccaaacaaaactgttttcttttgttactTTCTGATGTTTTCCTTTGAAAGCattgaagtcatttttattgatatttttgaaGCAGATTATTGATGCTGATATAATCATTGAGCTGCTGCTTGTTTCCCATGTGTGTCAGTACAGATTACTGTTCACTGTTTGACACACAATTACATTTATTCAGTGATATTCAGGAAATGTCTTAAATTGTGTTTGTCATTGTTACAAATTGATCTTTGTCCTGAATGTT
Protein-coding sequences here:
- the LOC115779967 gene encoding nuclear factor 7, brain-like, which produces MAEKLVIVENFLSCHVCSETFRDPVSLSCSHSFCSSCLQKFWEQAKNKNCPICKRRSSKDEPSINLSLKELADSFAKRQSDSSPEEKQREEVVCEKHPEVPYWFCVDEDRAVCPECEFSLHHGHKVVPGEEAVSDLKEQLKSALKSLQDKRNKYKQVEQTYNEVIEHSKKQLLSTERQIRAEFNKLHQFLREEEESRLAALREEEEQKGRTISREMKMIEEQISSLSDNISAVEEELQKHSVPFLSSYKATQSRAQSSLSDPQLLSGALIDVAKHLGNLSFRVWEKIKEKLHFSPVILDPNTANPCLCLSDDLTSVRHGDTKQQLPDNPERNTEYVTVFGSEGFSSGKHSWEVEVGDHPGWILGLVKESADRKGEVFISPKYGIWCLLHRSGEYTDAVGQTVTVKKSLQRIRVQLHYDRGEVSFYNPEDMTHICTHRHTFTEKLFPYFSVGESGDAKTCDIKMCQISQ